In Camelina sativa cultivar DH55 chromosome 16, Cs, whole genome shotgun sequence, a single window of DNA contains:
- the LOC104749723 gene encoding nucleolar protein 58-like has translation MACTVDFRCLDEGFGGKTYKRKRESQEQAAAAAEAIGDEASMDIDLNGPPSAKRSAVASSEDPNKPMAVAVERPKYDGVIAGKVSGRNWKQPRTHRSSGRFVRNKGPDLEEMKRQKEIKRAYKERMNELKEEIRSNKVEKRKKREEREKRKKENVMRTGTKLQIISNPKTLKKIAKSKKRKQLKNIPEEMLSLGNKKSLKA, from the coding sequence atggcttGCACCGTAGATTTCCGGTGCCTAGACGAAGGGTTCGGCGGCAAGACCTACAAACGTAAGCGAGAATCTCAAGAACAAGCCGCCGCCGCGGCCGAAGCAATCGGCGATGAAGCGTCGATGGACATCGATCTGAACGGTCCTCCTTCAGCGAAACGAAGCGCCGTCGCATCCTCAGAAGATCCAAACAAACCAATGGCTGTGGCGGTTGAAAGACCGAAGTACGACGGTGTAATCGCCGGGAAAGTCTCGGGGAGGAACTGGAAACAGCCGCGAACTCATAGATCTTCGGGGAGGTTTGTGAGGAACAAGGGACCGGATCTGGAAGAGATGAAGAGGCAGAAGGAGATTAAGAGAGCGTATAAGGAGAGGATGAATGAGCTAAAGGAAGAGATAAGGAGTAACAAggtggagaagaggaagaagagggaagagagggagaagaggaagaaggagaatgtTATGAGAACTGGTACTAAGCTTCAGATTATTTCAAACCCTAAGACTTTGAAGAAGATTGCTAAGTCTAAGAAGAGGAAGCAGCTTAAGAATATTCCTGAGGAAATGTTGAGTCTTGGTAACAAGAAGAGTCTCAAAGCTTAG
- the LOC104749722 gene encoding pentatricopeptide repeat-containing protein At2g31400, chloroplastic: MASTPPHWVTTTNNHRPWLPQRPRPGRSVTSAPPSSSSSVSAVASVASAHLPQTTPNFSPLQTPKSDFSGRQSTRFVSSSSANSHRQTRQNPNYNHRPLLPHGVSSSPRGSAPPPSSVATVAPAQLSQASNFSPLQTQKSDLSSDFSGRRSIRFVSKMHFGRPKTTMATRHSSAAEDALQDAIDFSGDSEMFHSLMMSFESKLCGSDDCTYIIRELGNRGECDKAVGFYEFAVKRERRKNEQGKLASAMISTLGRYGKVTIAKRIFETAFAGGYGNTVYTFSALISAYGKSGLHEEAISVFNSMKEYGLRPNLVTYNAVIDACGKGGMEFKQVAKFFDEMQKNGVQPDRITFNSLLAVCSRGGLWEAARNLFDEMSNRRIEQDVFSYNTLLDAICKCGQMDLAFEILAQMPAKRIMPNVVSYSTVIDGFAKAGRFDEALNLFGEMRYLGIALDRVSYNTLLSIYTKVGRSEEALDILREMASVGIKKDVVTYNALLGGYGKQGKYDEVKKVFTEMKREHVLPNLLTYSTLIDGYSKGGLYKEAMEIFREFKSAGLRADVVLYSALIDALCKNGLVGSAVSLIDEMTKEGISPNVVTYNSIIDAFGRSVTTERSADYSNGGANNLEVGTLAFSSSALSELTETEGNRVIQLFGQLTSETNNRMTKDCKEGMQELSCILEVFRKMHQLEIKPNVVTFSAILNACSRCNSFEDASMLLEELRLFDNKVYGVVHGLLMGERENVWLQAQSLFDRVNEMDGSTASAFYNALTDMLWHFGQKRGAELVALEGRSRQVWENVWSDSCLDLHLMSSGAARAMVHAWLLNIRSIVYEGHELPKVLSILTGWGKHSKVVGDGALRRAVEVLLRGMDAPFHLSKCNMGRFISSGSVVATWLRESATLKLLILHDHITTTTAASTTMKLKDQQREQTSLTLQPLLL; this comes from the exons ATGGCGTCAACGCCGCCTCACTGGgtcaccaccaccaacaaccACCGTCCATGGCTTCCCCAGCGTCCTCGTCCCGGTCGCTCCGTTACCTCAGCTCCtccctcttcttcatcctctgttTCCGCCGTCGCCTCTGTTGCTTCAGCTCATCTACCACAAACCACTCCAAATTTCTCTCCTTTGCAAACCCCCAAATCAGATTTCTCCGGTCGTCAATCAACCCGAttcgtctcctcctcctccgccaatAGCCACCGCCAGACCCGGCAGAACCCAAACTACAACCACCGTCCCTTGCTTCCTCATGGTGTCTCTTCGTCTCCTCGTGGCTCAGCTCCTCCGCCTTCCTCGGTAGCCACTGTAGCTCCAGCTCAGCTATCACAGGCTTCTAACTTCTCCCCTCTCCAAACCCAAAAATCGGATCTTTCGTCTGATTTCTCTGGTCGTCGGTCCATTAGGTTCGTTTCCAAGATGCATTTTGGACGACCTAAGACTACTATGGCCACTCGGCACAGCTCTGCTGCGGAAGATGCACTTCAAGACGCTATTGATTTCTCTGGAGACAGTGAGATGTTTCATAGTCTAATGATGAGCTTTGAGTCTAAGCTGTGTGGCTCTGACGATTGTACCTATATCATCCGTGAGTTAGGGAATCGTGGTGAGTGCGATAAAGCTGTTGGCTTTTATGAGTTTGCAGTTAAACGGGAGAGGAGAAAGAACGAGCAAGGTAAATTAGCTAGTGCTATGATTAGTACTCTTGGTAGATATGGCAAAGTAACCATTGCTAAGAGGATTTTCGAAACTGCTTTTGCTGGTGGGTATGGAAACACGGTTTACACTTTCTCTGCGTTGATCAGCGCTTATGGGAAAAGCGGGCTCCATGAGGAAGCCATTAGTGTCTTCAACTCCATGAAAGAGTATGGCTTGAGGCCGAATTTGGTTACCTACAATGCTGTGATTGACGCGTGCGGTAAAGGCGGGATGGAGTTTAAGCAAGTAGCCAAGTTTTTCGATGAGATGCAGAAGAATGGTGTGCAGCCAGATAGAATCACTTTCAACTCTTTGCTTGCTGTTTGTAGTAGAGGAGGGTTGTGGGAAGCAGCAAGGAATCTGTTTGATGAGATGTCTAATAGAAGGATTGAGCAAGATGTCTTTTCTTATAATACGCTTTTGGATGCAATTTGCAAATGTGGGCAGATGGACCTTGCTTTCGAAATACTCGCTCAGATGCCCGCGAAGAGAATCATGCCTAATGTTGTGAGTTATAGCACTGTTATTGATGGGTTTGCAAAAGCCGGGAGATTTGATGAAGCTCTTAACTTGTTTG GTGAGATGAGATATCTCGGTATTGCATTGGATAGAGTTTCTTACAATACATTGCTTTCGATATATACTAAAGTTGGTAGATCTGAAGAAGCTTTGGATATTTTGAGAGAAATGGCATCTGTTGGGATTAAGAAGGATGTTGTGACTTATAATGCTCTTCTTGGAGGATATGGGAAACAAGGAAAATATGATGAAGTAAAAAAAGTGTTCACTGAGATGAAGCGAGAGCACGTGTTGCCTAATCTACTGACTTATTCAACATTGATCGATGGGTACTCGAAAGGGGGTTTGTATAAAGAGGCAATGGAGATATTTAGGGAGTTTAAGAGCGCCGGTTTAAGAGCTGATGTTGTTTTGTACAGTGCGTTGATTGATGCATTGTGCAAGAATGGGTTGGTGGGTTCTGCTGTATCTTTGATCGATGAGATGACAAAGGAAGGAATTAGTCCGAACGTTGTAACTTACAATTCCATAATCGATGCCTTTGGTCGTTCTGTAACTACGGAAAGATCAGCTGATTATAGCAATGGTGGAGCCAATAACTTAGAAGTTGGAACTTtggctttctcttcttctgctctaAGTGAATTGACTGAAACAGAGGGTAATCGGGTTATACAGTTATTTGGGCAGTTAACAAGTGAGACTAATAACCGAATGACGAAAGATTGTAAGGAGGGTATGCAGGAGCTCTCATGTATATTGGAAGTTTTCCGCAAAATGCATCAGCTGGAAATTAAACCAAATGTAGTAACCTTTTCAGCGATTCTGAATGCTTGCAG TCGCTGTAACTCATTTGAAGATGCATCAATGCTGTTAGAGGAGCTCAGGCTGTTTGATAATAAGGTATATGGTGTTGTTCATGGACTTCTcatgggagagagagagaatgtatGGCTCCAAGCTCAGAGTTTATTTGACAGAGTAAATGAGATGGATGGTTCGACTGCTTCTGCCTTCTACAACGCTCTAACGGACATGCTCTGGCACTTTGGTCAG AAACGAGGTGCAGAACTGGTTGCACTTGAAGGAAGATCTAGGCAAGTGTGGGAGAACGTGTGGTCTGATTCTTGCTTGGACTTACACCTCATGTCTTCTGGAGCTGCACGCGCAATGGTCCATGCGTGGCTACTAAACATACGCTCCATTGTCTATGAAGGTCATGAGTTACCGAAAGTCTTGAG CATTCTTACTGGTTGGGGAAAACATAGCAAAGTGGTTGGAGATGGAGCATTAAGACGAGCGGTTGAAGTACTTCTGAGGGGAATGGATGCACCGTTCCACCTGTCGAAATGCAACATGGGACGGTTCATATCAAGCGGGTCGGTGGTAGCAACATGGCTGCGTGAATCAGCGACACTGAAACTCTTGATCCTCCATGACCACATAACGACCACAACAGCTGCTAGTACAACAATGAAATTAAAAGACCAACAACGTGAACAGACGTCGCTGACTCTGCAGCCTCTTCTCTTGTAG
- the LOC104753356 gene encoding B3 domain-containing protein At2g31420-like: MEEWEGYDPKLIIKRKVQKTDLDKSQSCLSMHATQLETLDFLTEEETDTIEKHWNLTQKKKGKHWKKLKTDDQEEGLKVDLVDHELNNYKVDLRKWSGNNGKWKYVLTNGWNNVIDAKMFEANDDIQVWSFRYEQGKLCLALSPPTRSDQTSSSSTPSSSCQTIA, from the coding sequence ATGGAAGAATGGGAAGGATACGATCCAAAGCTGATCATAAAGAGGAAGGTGCAAAAGACAGACCTCGACAAAAGCCAGTCGTGTCTCTCAATGCATGCTACCCAACTAGAGACTTTAGATTTTTTGACAGAGGAGGAGACCGACACCATTGAAAAACATTGGAACttgacacaaaaaaagaaaggaaaacatTGGAAGAAGTTGAAGACTGATGATCAAGAGGAAGGTTTGAAAGTGGATTTGGTGGATCATGAGTTGAATAACTATAAGGTTGATTTAAGGAAGTGGAGCGGTAACAATGGCAAGTGGAAATATGTATTAACCAATGGTTGGAACAATGTGATTGACGCCAAGATGTTTGAAGCCAATGACGACATTCAAGTCTGGTCCTTCCGTTACGAACAAGGAAAACTCTGTTTGGCTCTCTCTCCTCCGACCCGCTCCGATCAGACCAGCTCCTCTAGTACTCCTTCCTCAAGTTGTCAAACTATTGCTTAA